Proteins encoded by one window of Aulosira sp. FACHB-615:
- the sufR gene encoding iron-sulfur cluster biosynthesis transcriptional regulator SufR, giving the protein MATTQQSSTKQEILEYLLKHSQATAFELSDVLNVSPQAIRRHLKDLEAEELIVYASTTQAGMGRPQHIYQLSRQGRDRLHRTTSDRFGDGYGEFAVSLLDTLAETVGHDKMKTILQKQWERKAQEYRDRVGQGSLKERVETLVQLRKAEGFMAEYHSVEVNDDHPTDRVGDRFVLIEHNCAISNVAESFPSVCGHELEMFAAVLPDCIVERTHWIINGEHRCGYLVQARKPEQN; this is encoded by the coding sequence ATGGCGACTACCCAGCAGTCCTCAACCAAGCAAGAGATTCTCGAATATCTGCTCAAACACTCACAAGCAACTGCTTTTGAGCTTTCCGATGTTTTAAATGTTAGTCCCCAAGCAATTCGTCGCCATCTTAAGGATTTAGAGGCGGAAGAATTGATTGTCTATGCGTCAACGACGCAGGCGGGAATGGGGAGACCACAGCATATTTATCAGTTAAGTCGTCAGGGACGCGATCGCCTGCATCGAACAACAAGCGATCGCTTTGGTGATGGTTACGGCGAATTTGCAGTTTCGCTGTTGGATACCCTAGCGGAAACCGTCGGCCACGACAAAATGAAGACGATTTTACAAAAACAATGGGAACGCAAAGCCCAAGAGTACCGCGATCGCGTCGGTCAAGGTTCGTTAAAAGAGCGAGTGGAAACTTTAGTTCAGTTACGCAAAGCCGAAGGATTCATGGCAGAATATCACTCTGTAGAAGTAAATGATGATCATCCAACTGATAGGGTAGGCGATCGCTTTGTTTTAATAGAACATAATTGTGCAATTTCCAACGTTGCTGAATCTTTTCCTAGCGTTTGTGGTCATGAACTGGAAATGTTTGCGGCTGTACTGCCAGACTGTATAGTAGAACGTACCCACTGGATTATTAACGGTGAACATCGTTGTGGCTATTTAGTCCAAGCTCGCAAGCCAGAACAGAATTAA
- the sufB gene encoding Fe-S cluster assembly protein SufB codes for MSATVKSLVNQPYKYGFVTEIEADTIPRGLNEDVIRLISAKKNEPEFMLEFRLRAYRQWLKMTEPTWPSVKYPPINYQDIIYYSAPKQKKEKLNSLDEVDPTLLETFEKLGIPLSEQKRLANVAVDAIFDSVSVATTFKEKLAKDGVIFCSISEALREHPELIKKYLGSVVPIADNYFAALNAAVFSDGSFVYIPKGVKCPMELSTYFRINSGDTGQFERTLIVAEEGSYVSYLEGCTAPMYDSNQLHAAVVELVALDNAEIKYSTVQNWYAGDVNGKGGIYNFVTKRGLCQGVNSKISWTQVETGSAITWKYPSCVLVGDNSVGEFYSVALTNNMQQADTGTKMIHVGKNTRSTIISKGISAGKSSNSYRGLVKVNPKAEGARNYSQCDSMLIGDNAHANTFPYIQVQNNTAKVEHEASTSKIGEDQLFFFAQRGISAEDAISMMISGFCKDVFNQLPMEFAVEADKLLSLKLEGSVG; via the coding sequence ATGAGTGCCACTGTCAAATCCCTAGTTAACCAACCTTACAAGTACGGCTTTGTCACCGAAATTGAAGCCGATACCATCCCGCGTGGACTCAATGAAGACGTTATCCGCTTGATTTCCGCGAAGAAGAATGAGCCGGAATTCATGCTGGAATTTCGTCTGAGAGCCTATCGCCAGTGGCTAAAAATGACAGAACCAACATGGCCTAGCGTCAAATATCCGCCAATTAATTATCAGGATATCATTTACTATTCTGCGCCCAAGCAAAAGAAAGAAAAACTCAACAGCTTGGACGAAGTAGATCCGACACTCCTGGAAACCTTCGAGAAACTGGGTATTCCCCTGTCTGAACAAAAGCGACTGGCCAATGTCGCCGTAGATGCGATTTTTGATAGCGTTTCTGTAGCTACAACCTTCAAAGAAAAATTAGCTAAAGATGGCGTTATCTTCTGTTCCATTTCTGAAGCACTGCGGGAACACCCAGAGTTAATCAAAAAATATTTGGGTAGTGTTGTCCCCATTGCTGACAATTATTTTGCAGCTTTAAACGCTGCTGTTTTCAGCGATGGTTCCTTTGTCTACATTCCCAAAGGCGTGAAATGTCCAATGGAATTGTCTACCTACTTCCGCATCAACTCTGGCGATACGGGACAATTTGAACGGACTTTGATTGTGGCTGAAGAAGGTAGCTATGTTTCTTACCTGGAAGGTTGCACCGCGCCAATGTACGATAGCAACCAACTCCACGCCGCAGTAGTGGAACTTGTGGCTTTGGATAACGCGGAAATTAAATATTCTACCGTGCAGAACTGGTACGCCGGTGATGTTAACGGTAAAGGCGGGATTTACAACTTTGTTACCAAGCGCGGCTTGTGTCAAGGTGTAAATTCTAAGATTTCCTGGACTCAGGTAGAAACTGGTTCTGCAATTACTTGGAAGTATCCTAGCTGTGTGTTAGTTGGCGATAATTCTGTGGGTGAATTTTACTCGGTGGCGTTAACCAACAATATGCAGCAAGCCGACACCGGGACGAAGATGATTCACGTCGGTAAGAATACTCGCAGTACGATTATTTCTAAAGGAATCTCCGCAGGTAAATCTAGTAACAGTTATCGCGGTTTGGTGAAGGTAAATCCCAAGGCTGAAGGCGCAAGAAATTATTCTCAGTGCGACTCGATGTTAATTGGGGATAATGCCCACGCCAATACTTTCCCTTATATTCAAGTACAAAATAATACGGCGAAAGTGGAGCATGAAGCTTCAACTTCTAAAATTGGGGAAGATCAGCTATTTTTCTTTGCTCAACGTGGCATTTCTGCGGAAGATGCGATTTCGATGATGATTAGCGGCTTCTGTAAGGATGTGTTTAATCAGCTACCTATGGAGTTTGCGGTGGAGGCTGATAAGTTGTTGAGTTTGAAGTTGGAAGGTAGTGTTGGGTAA
- the sufC gene encoding Fe-S cluster assembly ATPase SufC: MIIENSAVVLSVRDLTAEVGGTPILKGVNLEVRAGEIHAIMGPNGSGKSTFSKVLSGHPAYTVTGGEVIFQGQNLLEMEPEERARAGVFLAFQYPLEIPGVSNLDFLRVAYNSRRKAQGLEEVDAFDFDDLIEEKLDVVKMDAAFLNRSVNEGFSGGEKKRNEILQMALLEPKLAILDETDSGLDIDALKIVAHGVNQLTNPDNATIMITHYQRLLNYIVPDFVHVMARGKILTSGGKELALELESRGYDWILEESAVEVGV, encoded by the coding sequence ATGATTATTGAAAATAGTGCAGTTGTGCTGTCGGTGAGAGATTTGACGGCTGAGGTTGGTGGTACGCCGATTCTGAAGGGTGTAAATTTGGAAGTTCGGGCTGGTGAAATTCATGCCATCATGGGGCCGAATGGTTCTGGTAAGAGTACCTTTTCTAAGGTGTTGTCGGGACATCCGGCGTATACGGTGACTGGCGGTGAGGTGATTTTCCAAGGGCAGAACCTATTGGAAATGGAACCGGAAGAACGCGCTAGGGCTGGGGTGTTTTTGGCGTTTCAGTATCCGTTAGAGATTCCTGGTGTGAGTAATTTGGATTTCTTGCGGGTGGCTTACAATTCTCGGCGGAAGGCGCAAGGGTTGGAAGAGGTAGACGCATTTGATTTTGATGATTTGATTGAGGAAAAGCTGGATGTGGTGAAGATGGATGCAGCTTTCCTCAACCGCAGTGTCAATGAAGGGTTTTCTGGTGGTGAGAAAAAGCGGAATGAAATTCTCCAAATGGCGCTGTTAGAACCGAAGTTGGCAATTTTGGATGAGACAGACTCAGGTTTAGATATTGATGCGCTAAAAATTGTCGCGCATGGTGTAAATCAACTGACTAATCCAGACAATGCGACGATTATGATTACCCACTACCAACGTCTGCTCAATTATATTGTGCCGGATTTTGTTCATGTGATGGCACGCGGCAAAATTCTCACCAGTGGCGGTAAGGAACTGGCTCTGGAATTGGAGTCGCGCGGTTATGACTGGATTTTGGAGGAAAGTGCGGTTGAGGTGGGTGTGTAA
- the sufD gene encoding Fe-S cluster assembly protein SufD — MSIQVSPSAIPNSDAVSLVSSLLDRDAYLTGLLNQVSVTEADGLAELRQQAANWVRHSTIPTTREEEWRFTDLSDLRGVEFRKAQPVNNVEKLNVTSLTDNRLVFVNGVYAPELSAVNLPDGILVGNLTGLTIAGDRIRKYLAQAEGALEVFTALNTAGLTDAAVVWVGKNVVVDTPIHLLFISVAGETATISQPRCLVVAETGSQVTLVEEFTNRQDAESAKEVYFTNTVTEIWVGENAAVNHTRVEREGAEAFHIGKTAVNQARYSRYTCNALSLGAKLSRHNLEILQTGEQTETTLNGLAMISGKQVADTHSAIALNYPYGKSEQLHKCIVGDRAHAIFNGKVFVPKPAQLTDAAQLNRNLLLSSKARVDTKPQLEITADNVKCAHGATVSQLEDDEIFYLQSRGIDESAARNLLINAFATEIINKVPVASLRDILLNTVTSFKSLTND, encoded by the coding sequence ATGTCTATTCAAGTTTCTCCTAGTGCTATTCCTAACTCAGATGCAGTCAGTTTGGTGTCTTCTCTGTTGGATAGAGATGCTTATTTGACTGGGTTGTTAAATCAAGTAAGTGTAACTGAAGCGGACGGGTTAGCGGAATTACGCCAACAAGCTGCAAATTGGGTACGTCACTCAACTATCCCCACAACCCGCGAGGAAGAATGGCGGTTTACTGATTTGTCAGATTTGCGGGGTGTGGAATTTCGCAAGGCGCAACCAGTTAATAATGTAGAGAAGTTAAATGTAACATCGCTGACTGATAATCGGTTGGTGTTTGTTAACGGTGTTTATGCGCCGGAGTTATCTGCTGTTAATTTACCTGATGGTATTTTAGTTGGTAATTTAACTGGTTTAACAATTGCAGGCGATCGCATCCGCAAATATCTCGCTCAAGCTGAGGGCGCTTTGGAAGTATTCACGGCTCTCAATACTGCTGGTTTAACGGATGCAGCAGTTGTATGGGTGGGTAAAAATGTCGTGGTTGACACACCTATTCATCTGCTGTTTATTTCGGTTGCTGGGGAGACGGCGACTATTTCTCAGCCGCGTTGTTTGGTGGTGGCGGAAACTGGTTCGCAGGTGACTTTGGTTGAGGAGTTTACGAACCGCCAAGACGCAGAGAGCGCCAAGGAAGTATACTTTACCAACACAGTTACAGAAATTTGGGTTGGTGAGAATGCGGCGGTAAATCATACTAGAGTGGAGAGAGAAGGCGCTGAGGCGTTTCACATTGGGAAGACTGCTGTGAACCAAGCTCGTTATAGTCGCTATACCTGTAATGCTTTGAGTTTAGGCGCAAAGTTATCGCGGCACAATTTGGAGATTTTGCAAACTGGTGAGCAAACTGAAACTACGCTCAACGGTTTGGCGATGATTTCTGGTAAGCAAGTTGCGGATACCCATAGTGCGATCGCTCTCAATTATCCTTATGGTAAAAGTGAACAATTGCACAAATGTATTGTTGGCGATCGCGCTCATGCAATCTTCAATGGTAAAGTATTTGTACCTAAACCCGCCCAGTTAACTGACGCAGCCCAGTTAAATCGCAATTTACTGCTATCCTCCAAAGCGCGAGTAGATACCAAGCCCCAATTAGAAATTACCGCCGATAACGTCAAATGCGCTCACGGTGCAACTGTGAGTCAGTTAGAAGATGATGAAATCTTCTACTTACAAAGCAGAGGAATTGATGAAAGTGCAGCGCGGAATTTATTAATTAACGCCTTCGCTACCGAAATCATCAACAAAGTTCCTGTTGCTTCCCTCAGAGACATCTTGCTAAACACAGTCACTAGTTTTAAGTCTTTGACTAATGACTAA
- a CDS encoding cysteine desulfurase — translation MTFTATKTLADKVRADFPILHQEVNGKPLVYLDNAATSQKPLLVLNALRNYYEQYNANVHRGAHTLSAKATDAYEAARDKIAKFINAASRQEIVYTRNASEAINLVAYSWGMNNLHPGDEIILSVMEHHSNIVPWQFVAQKTGAVLKFVGLTPEETFDLEQFKQLISEKTKLVSIVHVSNTLGCINPVKEIADITHRYGAKFLVDACQSVPHTPVDVQEIGCDWLVASGHKMCAPTGIGFLYGKLELLEAMPPFFGGGEMIAEVYLDHSTYAELPHKFEAGTPAIGEAIALGAAIDYLTNIGMDKIHAYEAELTAYLFKQLAKIPQIRIYGPKPDANGEGRAALAAFTVADIHANDLSTLLDQEGVAIRSGHHCTQPLHRYLGLPATARVSFSFYNTREEIDVFIKALKETIDFFTGIFG, via the coding sequence ATGACTTTTACAGCTACCAAAACCCTCGCCGATAAAGTCCGCGCTGACTTCCCGATATTACATCAGGAAGTCAATGGTAAACCCTTGGTTTATCTCGATAATGCGGCGACATCGCAAAAACCCTTGCTTGTCTTAAATGCCCTGCGGAATTATTACGAGCAGTACAATGCTAATGTCCATCGTGGCGCTCATACATTGAGTGCAAAAGCCACTGACGCTTATGAAGCAGCACGCGATAAAATTGCCAAATTTATTAATGCTGCATCTCGTCAAGAAATTGTCTACACCCGCAACGCCAGCGAAGCAATTAATTTAGTTGCTTATAGCTGGGGGATGAATAATTTACATCCGGGTGATGAAATTATTCTGTCGGTGATGGAACACCACAGTAATATTGTGCCTTGGCAATTTGTGGCACAAAAAACGGGTGCAGTTCTCAAATTTGTTGGACTAACACCAGAAGAAACATTTGATTTAGAACAGTTTAAACAACTGATTTCTGAGAAAACAAAACTGGTGTCAATTGTTCATGTTTCTAACACTTTGGGTTGTATAAACCCAGTGAAAGAAATTGCTGATATTACTCACAGATACGGCGCGAAATTCTTAGTTGATGCTTGTCAAAGTGTGCCTCATACACCTGTGGATGTGCAGGAAATAGGCTGTGATTGGTTGGTGGCTTCAGGACATAAAATGTGCGCCCCCACTGGCATAGGCTTTTTATATGGCAAGCTGGAATTGTTAGAAGCAATGCCACCATTTTTTGGCGGTGGCGAAATGATTGCCGAGGTATATTTAGATCATTCTACTTATGCGGAATTACCTCATAAATTTGAAGCTGGAACACCTGCTATTGGAGAAGCGATCGCCCTCGGTGCTGCCATAGATTATCTTACTAATATAGGTATGGATAAAATTCATGCCTACGAAGCCGAATTAACTGCTTATTTGTTCAAACAATTAGCGAAAATTCCCCAAATTCGGATTTATGGCCCCAAACCTGATGCGAATGGAGAAGGGAGAGCCGCGTTAGCTGCATTCACAGTCGCAGATATCCACGCCAACGACTTATCTACATTATTAGATCAAGAAGGCGTTGCTATCCGTTCTGGACACCACTGCACCCAACCATTACACCGCTATTTAGGTTTACCAGCAACCGCAAGGGTAAGTTTTTCTTTCTATAATACCCGCGAAGAAATTGACGTATTCATCAAAGCATTGAAGGAAACTATTGACTTTTTTACGGGTATTTTTGGTTAA
- a CDS encoding DUF6174 domain-containing protein — protein MRLPITIGAILVASLSFNAPVFSASPVQVVQTLPNSNLKQLIINEKLWNRQDIKNYRYTVTNNCFCAPEFRGPSIIEVRNGITVSITNAATGQAVNPSLLKPYSTVPRLFNLIRNAIRESSELTVTYNPQRGYPTQINIGNLAADAGIFTTISNFEKLR, from the coding sequence ATGCGCTTACCTATAACTATTGGTGCAATCTTGGTAGCATCTTTAAGTTTCAATGCTCCGGTATTCTCTGCATCTCCTGTGCAAGTAGTACAAACATTACCAAATTCTAACTTAAAGCAATTAATAATTAATGAGAAATTATGGAATCGCCAAGACATCAAAAACTACCGTTACACGGTAACTAATAATTGTTTTTGTGCGCCTGAATTCCGAGGCCCATCAATCATTGAGGTACGCAACGGTATCACAGTTTCTATCACCAATGCCGCAACTGGTCAGGCAGTAAATCCTAGTTTATTAAAACCATATAGCACCGTTCCTAGACTTTTTAATTTGATTAGAAATGCGATTCGTGAAAGCTCGGAATTAACTGTGACATACAATCCACAACGTGGTTATCCGACTCAAATTAATATTGGTAATCTTGCTGCTGATGCTGGAATTTTCACGACAATCAGCAATTTTGAAAAACTTCGTTAA
- a CDS encoding ATP-binding protein — MLLPNLNMQLVSPDLLEELKLPTEDVKILLVDDQAIFGEAINRMIAKETDITCNYVSEPSQALQSAIALEPTVILLDLIMPDMDGLMLLRWFRSHPSTQEVPIIMLSSKEEPILKAEAFAAGANDYLIKLPDAIELIARVRYHSKAFNNLKALSTATATAKLQAQELENTLHKLQATQVQLIQTEKMSSLGRMVAGLAHEINNPVSFIHGNFNYLNEHIHTILRLVEIYQKEYPEAEQLIQEKIGDVDLDFIVDDFQKILSSMRVGTDRIKDIILSLRNFSRLDQADQKAVDIHEGIESTLSLLNHRLKQEIEIVQEYSTLPLVECYAAQLNQVFSNIINNAIDSLLETDNSAYQKQIIIKTEVTESETIKVRIIDNGSGIAPEIQSKIFDPFFTTKPVNKGTGLGLAISYQIIESHHGNISVKSEPDKGAEFIIEIPVRVSNNR, encoded by the coding sequence ATGCTATTACCTAATTTAAATATGCAGTTAGTATCACCAGATTTACTGGAAGAATTAAAATTACCAACCGAAGATGTCAAAATATTGTTAGTTGATGATCAGGCAATATTTGGTGAGGCAATTAATCGCATGATTGCCAAGGAAACCGATATTACTTGTAATTATGTTAGTGAACCATCACAGGCTTTGCAAAGTGCGATCGCACTTGAGCCAACGGTCATTTTGTTAGATTTAATTATGCCCGATATGGATGGCTTAATGCTGTTGCGTTGGTTTCGTTCTCATCCATCAACGCAGGAAGTTCCCATCATTATGTTATCCAGTAAAGAAGAACCAATACTCAAAGCGGAAGCCTTTGCTGCGGGAGCTAACGACTATTTAATTAAATTACCAGATGCGATAGAATTAATTGCCCGTGTTCGTTATCATTCCAAAGCTTTTAATAATTTAAAGGCGCTCTCAACTGCCACAGCAACAGCGAAACTACAAGCACAAGAACTCGAAAATACACTCCATAAATTGCAAGCAACTCAAGTGCAACTTATTCAAACAGAAAAAATGTCTAGTTTAGGCAGAATGGTTGCGGGGTTAGCCCATGAAATTAATAACCCTGTGAGTTTTATTCATGGCAATTTTAATTATCTCAACGAACATATTCACACTATTTTACGGCTAGTTGAAATCTATCAAAAAGAATATCCCGAAGCAGAACAATTGATTCAAGAGAAAATTGGCGATGTAGACTTAGATTTTATTGTAGATGACTTTCAAAAAATTCTCTCTTCTATGAGAGTTGGAACTGACAGAATTAAAGATATTATCCTTTCTTTAAGAAACTTTTCTCGACTCGACCAAGCCGATCAAAAAGCGGTAGATATTCATGAAGGTATTGAAAGTACATTATCTTTACTAAATCATCGTCTCAAGCAAGAAATAGAGATAGTTCAAGAATATTCAACATTACCCCTAGTTGAATGTTATGCAGCCCAATTAAACCAAGTATTTAGCAATATTATTAATAATGCGATTGATAGTTTATTAGAAACTGACAACTCAGCATATCAAAAGCAAATTATTATTAAAACAGAAGTTACAGAATCAGAAACCATCAAAGTTAGAATTATCGATAATGGTTCTGGAATTGCCCCAGAAATTCAAAGTAAAATATTCGACCCCTTCTTTACAACTAAACCTGTAAATAAAGGCACTGGTTTAGGTTTAGCAATTAGCTATCAAATTATCGAAAGTCATCATGGTAATATTTCTGTCAAATCTGAGCCAGATAAGGGAGCAGAGTTTATCATTGAAATTCCAGTCAGAGTGAGCAACAACAGGTGA
- a CDS encoding chemotaxis response regulator protein-glutamate methylesterase, whose translation MRIAIVNDMRMMVEAMRRILATIPEYDLAWVAYDGAEAVSKCAVDTPDLILMDILMPCMDGVEATRRIMSQSPCAIIIVTASINRYAGKVLEAMHYGALDAINTPAEGSTGLLNKIRTIAKLLGKSPQVRTVKKLSSLPKLSPPLIVIGASTGGPQTLVKILGQFPQNFAAAIVIVQHLDAQFTPGFAAWLNEQVILPVEIATTGSRPQPGKIFLAGTNQHLVITSNLSFDYAEQPANCLYRPSIDVLFQSVAKHWLESGIGVLLTGMGRDGAQGLKVLRDAGWHTIAQNQETSIVYGMPKAAVELKAAVEVLPVDAIAAACTKILRMSDN comes from the coding sequence ATGAGAATCGCCATTGTCAACGATATGCGGATGATGGTGGAAGCGATGCGGCGAATCTTAGCCACAATCCCGGAGTATGATTTGGCTTGGGTGGCTTACGATGGTGCAGAAGCGGTGAGCAAATGTGCAGTTGATACCCCTGACTTAATTTTGATGGATATTTTGATGCCTTGTATGGATGGAGTGGAAGCCACAAGGCGAATTATGAGTCAGTCACCCTGTGCAATTATTATTGTGACTGCGAGTATTAATCGCTATGCGGGTAAAGTCTTAGAAGCAATGCACTATGGTGCTTTAGATGCCATCAATACACCTGCTGAGGGTAGCACAGGGCTGTTAAACAAAATTCGTACCATCGCTAAATTACTTGGTAAATCTCCCCAGGTGCGAACAGTCAAAAAACTGTCATCTTTGCCGAAATTATCACCACCACTAATTGTCATTGGTGCTTCCACTGGCGGCCCCCAAACATTGGTAAAGATTCTGGGGCAATTTCCGCAAAATTTTGCAGCTGCGATTGTGATTGTGCAGCATTTGGATGCTCAGTTTACTCCAGGTTTTGCCGCTTGGTTAAATGAACAAGTTATCTTACCTGTGGAAATCGCAACTACAGGTTCTAGACCACAACCAGGCAAAATTTTTTTAGCTGGGACAAATCAACATTTAGTGATCACGAGTAACCTGAGTTTTGACTATGCGGAACAACCAGCCAATTGTCTTTATCGTCCATCTATTGATGTTTTATTTCAAAGTGTGGCAAAACATTGGCTAGAGTCAGGAATTGGGGTATTACTAACTGGGATGGGAAGAGATGGCGCTCAAGGTTTGAAGGTTTTACGCGATGCAGGTTGGCATACCATCGCCCAAAATCAGGAAACTTCCATTGTTTATGGAATGCCAAAAGCAGCAGTGGAATTAAAAGCGGCTGTGGAAGTTTTACCAGTTGATGCGATCGCTGCTGCTTGTACCAAGATATTACGGATGTCGGACAATTAA
- a CDS encoding hybrid sensor histidine kinase/response regulator gives MSENADLSQLSLFDLFKMEVTTQVVVLNNCLLALETNPDPKSELAALMRAAHCIKGAARIVQLEPAVTLAHVMEDCFSAAQVGKVNLTADDIDVLLQGVDMLQNIATNAELQPGNQPQIQALVKAIANISTTVNIPAQDIIQPPPPLEVRQPEALVSPQNQTVRVSTDNLSRLMGLAGETIVSSKWLESFTESFVQVRTNQIELLKLIVKLQELFSDRALDQHIQEHLSTVHQKTSECTRLISDRHTELESFAQRSENLAHRWYRELITTRMCPFAEGWQGFPRMVRDLARQLGKRVNLEIKGQHTLVDRDILERLEACLTQILRNAVDHGIESPPERIVQGKPEAGTITIEVVHRAGMLFITISDDGRGIDLEFLRQEVVKKQLVNADMAMQLTEAELMEFLLLPGFSTTQTITEISGRGVGLDIVHNTVREVGGTVRAVSQPGTGMSFYLQLPLTLSIVRTLLVEIAEEPYAFGLTRIDQVLMLSPSEIALSENRPFFWLNHQPVELISARQVFELPLTAENPELLAVVVISDRLHHYGLVVDRFIGEYTLVVRPLDSRLGKIPNISAAALMDNGNPVLIIDVEDLVRSMTKVVASGQLSQVNQSTQQTLSKTHKRILVVDDSITVREMERKLLENHHYQVDVAVNGMDGWNALRTSDYDLVITDIDMPRMNGFELTSQIKTHPQLKNIPVIIVSYKDRQEDRIQGLEAGADYYLTKSSFHDDTLLQAVIDLIGQG, from the coding sequence ATGAGCGAAAACGCTGACCTCAGTCAGTTATCCTTATTTGATTTGTTCAAAATGGAAGTCACAACTCAGGTTGTGGTGCTGAACAATTGTTTACTGGCGCTGGAAACCAATCCTGATCCCAAATCAGAATTAGCGGCTTTAATGCGGGCTGCCCATTGTATTAAAGGTGCTGCAAGAATTGTCCAACTTGAACCAGCCGTCACCTTAGCCCATGTGATGGAAGATTGTTTTAGTGCGGCACAAGTTGGTAAGGTGAATTTAACGGCAGATGATATTGATGTATTGTTGCAAGGGGTGGATATGTTGCAAAACATCGCCACCAATGCCGAACTACAACCAGGAAACCAGCCGCAGATTCAAGCTTTAGTCAAGGCGATCGCTAATATTTCCACAACTGTGAATATCCCAGCCCAAGATATTATACAGCCCCCGCCCCCACTCGAAGTCCGTCAACCAGAAGCCTTAGTCAGTCCCCAAAACCAAACAGTGCGGGTGAGTACAGATAATCTCAGTCGCTTGATGGGATTAGCCGGGGAAACCATTGTTAGCAGTAAATGGTTAGAGTCATTTACCGAATCATTTGTCCAAGTCAGAACCAATCAAATCGAGTTATTGAAATTAATAGTTAAATTACAAGAATTATTTAGCGATCGCGCCCTAGATCAACATATTCAAGAACATTTAAGTACAGTACATCAAAAAACCAGCGAATGTACCCGTTTAATTAGCGATCGACACACCGAATTAGAATCCTTTGCCCAGCGTTCCGAAAACCTCGCCCATCGTTGGTATCGAGAACTAATTACTACCCGGATGTGTCCCTTTGCCGAGGGCTGGCAAGGGTTTCCGCGCATGGTACGTGACCTAGCCAGACAGTTGGGTAAGCGCGTGAACCTCGAAATCAAGGGTCAGCATACCTTGGTAGATCGGGATATTTTGGAACGCTTAGAAGCTTGCTTAACCCAAATCCTCCGCAATGCTGTTGATCACGGTATAGAATCTCCCCCAGAACGGATAGTTCAAGGTAAACCTGAAGCAGGCACAATTACCATTGAAGTTGTCCATCGGGCGGGGATGTTATTTATCACCATCTCTGATGATGGGAGGGGAATTGATTTGGAGTTTTTGCGTCAAGAAGTTGTCAAAAAACAACTGGTAAACGCAGATATGGCCATGCAATTAACTGAAGCAGAGTTAATGGAGTTTTTGCTATTACCAGGATTTTCCACCACACAAACTATTACCGAAATTTCTGGACGGGGTGTGGGTTTAGATATTGTCCATAATACCGTGCGGGAAGTTGGCGGCACAGTCAGGGCAGTTTCTCAACCAGGAACAGGGATGAGTTTCTATTTGCAGTTACCCCTAACTTTATCTATTGTGCGTACCTTATTAGTAGAGATTGCCGAGGAACCTTACGCCTTTGGGTTAACTCGAATTGATCAAGTTTTGATGTTATCGCCATCAGAAATTGCGCTGTCAGAAAATCGCCCGTTTTTTTGGCTGAATCATCAACCAGTAGAATTGATTTCCGCGCGGCAAGTTTTTGAGTTACCCTTAACTGCGGAAAATCCAGAATTATTAGCAGTGGTGGTGATTAGCGATCGCCTCCATCATTATGGACTAGTTGTTGACCGCTTTATTGGTGAATACACTTTAGTTGTTCGACCTTTAGATTCCAGGCTGGGGAAAATTCCTAACATTAGCGCCGCCGCCCTCATGGATAATGGGAATCCCGTATTGATTATCGATGTCGAAGATTTAGTTCGTTCTATGACCAAGGTGGTTGCTAGTGGTCAACTAAGTCAAGTAAATCAATCAACACAGCAGACCTTGAGTAAAACTCACAAGCGCATATTAGTTGTAGATGATTCAATTACCGTCCGGGAAATGGAACGCAAGCTTTTAGAAAATCACCATTACCAAGTTGATGTCGCCGTCAATGGGATGGATGGTTGGAACGCCCTACGCACTAGCGATTATGATTTAGTAATTACAGATATTGATATGCCCAGGATGAATGGTTTTGAACTCACCAGCCAAATCAAAACCCATCCCCAGTTAAAAAATATCCCCGTGATTATTGTTTCTTACAAAGACCGCCAAGAAGACCGCATTCAAGGCTTAGAAGCAGGTGCAGACTACTATCTCACCAAAAGCAGCTTTCATGATGACACTTTATTACAAGCCGTAATTGACCTGATTGGTCAGGGTTAA